The Elgaria multicarinata webbii isolate HBS135686 ecotype San Diego chromosome 13, rElgMul1.1.pri, whole genome shotgun sequence region ggcctctatggtagcaccttAAGTGTATGAAGGGaacttctagatgaggcttttgttgtgcCTCATTCGCAGGATTTGGGAGGCAAAGTCAGCGTCTTCCACTCGTGACCCTCCTGGCTTCTCCCACCGCTGCTCCCATCCTTTCCCTTCCGTTCAGTAATAAGACCGGCATCTGGAGGCACATTGCTTTGTGACTGTTCATGCCGGgaggagccctctgcctggaagcgCCCCTGATCAGAGGCCAGCTGAAGATCGTGGTCCGTCCCCGTGTGcaggtgcctgcctgcctgcctagctGCCTAATCCTCCCTCTGCTTCCTCCCGCTGCAGGTGAAGAGGCCTCTCTTTGCTGCCGCGTCCTGTTTGATTACGAACCGGAGCACGAAGATGAATTGCCGCTCCGGAAGGGCGACCTGGTCGTCTTGCTGAGCAAGGTGGGGAGCACCCTGAGGAGGGGGGCTGGGGGGCCCTTAGAGGTCGGGTGCGATGGCTGCTCCCAGAGAGCCCTTTCGGCTCAGTGCCAGAAGCACACCGTGCCAGAAGCTCCTATTCATGCAGcatgaggaggagaaagggggggggctggATGGAGGAGGGTGGCACCTCGGCAGGAACCTCTCCCTGCCTGGGTCAAGGACGTGGAAGGCAGCTCGGCACCCGGAGGCAGAGCTGGGCCCTTCCTTGCTCTGgccatcagtccgttggtctcggtccaccactctgccgctaagatcatcttcttggctcgccgctctgatcaagttactccacttctgaaatctcttcattggcttccaattcacttcagaatccaatataaacttctcctgttgaccttcaaagcttttcacggtctagctccttcctatctctcctctctcatctcacactattgccccgctcgtgctcttcgttcctctgatgccatgtttctcgcctgcccaagggcctctacttcccttgctcggcttcgtccattttcttcggctgccccttacgcctggaacgctctcccagaacatctgagatccacaagttcaatcgcagcttttaaagctcagctaaaaattttctttttcctaaagcttttaaaacctgatgttgtttggactctgtactgttagttttaccctacccagtgcctgtttgcattctcttcccctccttattgctttactatgattttattagaatgtaagcctatgcggcagggtctagctatttactgttttactctgtacagcaccatgtacattgatggtgctatataaataaataataataataataatggcctccGCTCTTCCCGCGAGGCCTCAGCAGAAGCGCTCCTGGCCTAGGGCCTGGCTTCCGGAAGAACGGCGGTTCACTTGATGCCAACCGCCGAGCTCCATCCCCAGTTTCACACTTGCAGGGCAGAACGCAGCGCAGTGAGCGATGGGCCTCTTGAACGTCTCCATCCTCTTGGTAGGCAGAGACATTGTGGAGCCCATTTCACCCAGCTTCTCCAGCGGGAGGAGAAACTACATAGGCAGCAAGCcgatatgcaccagttgctggggaacatgggtgggagggtgctgttgcgccgtgTCCTGCTTTTGTGgctcctggccgacagctggttggccactgtgggaacggagtgctggagcagacggacccctggtctgatccagcaaggcccgTCTTATGTTCCAACAATTTCTCAGAAGTGGGGCTCATCACCAGCAGGAGTTGTAGCGGAGCTCCTTTCTTTTccgaaaggttttttttattattattttgagttgCCACTGCAGCTATGTTGCCAGCCAGCCCCCCAGTTTGCATCTTCCCCAGTGCCCCATATACCAAGCATCATTCCAGGGTTTTGAGTGGTTTGGGGAGGCATTTTTCCCACAAAAAATGGTGGGAAATATTTTGGGGGAAATCTTCAAAGTGGCTTTAtttctaggtgtgtgtgtttttaaaacacatcacaacttttctcagaaaacttttctctttcttcctgaaAGGCCAGTTGCAtgtagagaggtgtgtgtgtgtgtgtgtgtgtgtgtgtacgcgtgcGTCTGCAGCAGTATTGTGTTGAGTTCTGAGTGGAGCTAGTGCCATGCCAAAATTTGCCCTGCAATTTCCCCAGAGTTTTCTTCCTCCGTTATTTCCGTTTTTCTGCCTTGTTCTCAGGACACTCTAGagtgtattttgaattttatttttggtgtgtgtgtttgtttagctGACTCATCCCCGCGAGGCGGCTGAGGGTGCGtttatgtgtgttttgtttccatCGCACATCTCTGCATcacccctgctgctgctcctctgttTCCTGAAAAAGCCCCGTGGAAGAGGAGTCCATCTTGACCTATTCCCCAGGGCTTTAGTTTCAGGACGCCGGGGAGGCTACGGGCTGAACCTGCAGCACACGAAGAGCCGGTCATCCCGATGACATGTGCGTCAGAGACGGCTTGTAGGGACTGGGACGCTCTCTGCCCTCCCTGCTGGGCCATGGCTAACCTTCTTCTGGTGTTCCCTTTGCAGGAGACGGTGGACGTGGGCTGGTGGGAAGGCGAGTGCTGTGGCAAGACGGGCCTCTTCCCGGACAACTTTGTGCTGCCCCTGGGGCACGTGGAGCCTGAGGTGAGCTGGAGCTCCCCACTTTCCTTCAGGGCAAATGGGGGCTGTCTGTCcgcctgccccctctcctcctggGCCTCCTGCTGGGCCTGTGGCGCATTCCCACAAGGCGAGAGGAGCCCCCCTTGGGCTTGCCCTCCAGAGCATGGGGAGTTCTCAGCCTTGCAGGGGCCTTCCCTAACTAGccaatgggtgggagggggcgggAGGGGTGTTTCTATACTCAGGGTCACCTGGGCGCCTTCTTGGgctcccctgctgctgctgtgccttcAGCTGCCTTCCCCCCGCCCGGTTTCTTGCAAGTGCAGGAGCAAAATCCATCCCCGGCCCCCCTGAAGCGCTGAGGCTGCTGTTTGGGGTGACTCAGCAGCCTCTTCCTTCCCGTCAACCCGCTCTCGTCTCTCTGCAGCTCAAAACCAAAGTGCCAGCGCGGAGCAAGGACTCTGGTGAGGCGCAAGCTCTCCTTTCtcgcaggggtgggggcaggaaatgcCATCAGGGTCTCCTCTCTATCACTCAAGCAGGTCCCTGTCCAGCCGGCCTACTCTGGGGAAACGGAGGCATAGATGACCTCCGTACGCTGCAATGCCCTAAACGGGCTCCTTTCTTTTCATGGCTGCCCCGGAGCAAGCAGGACAGAAGCTgtctgctggggtgggtgggtgtggctgcATAGGGAGCCCCCCATCCCACTTCCTCCCCCCTTCTGTCCCCCACGGAACCCTTTCCTGtaccacccaccctccctccctccccaacctcttcttgtttcattttttaaaagtctccaAGGCGTCAAAGAAGGTCCTCCAAGGCGGCAAGGTGGAAATGAGACCTCCTGGAGACCCTAAAGGTGAGAGCGtttgtggggttggggggtggagaGGTGCCTTTGTTCTGCCTCTTACCCTCGGTGAGCCACCACCGTGGCGGAGGGCAGACGCGCAGAGAGAGGCCtttgcctcttcctcttcctgctgtgGCTTTCAGCTCTCCTGAGCTCTGAGCCGAGCAATGCCAGCTctgccaaaggggagggcacctCTCCTTCCTAGCGCCACCCCCTCGCTGGCTGCCTCTGCCCAGGAGGTCTCTGGATTCAGGGCTctccaagaggcagctagacaaccatctgtcagggatgctttagggtggattcctgcattgggcagggggttggactcgatggccttgtaggccccttccaactctgcgattctgtgattctgtctTCTCCTGGCTTTGCCTACAATGCTCTTCTGCTtgcggcgggggaggggggaggctttgAGCTTGGCTCTGGGCGAGGGCCATGGGCACACAAGGATCTGGAGCGCCAGTCACCCCCGCCAGGCTAGAAAGTCTTAAGTCGTATCTGGTAAACCAGGCGAGTCGAAGGGCTGCAGGTGAGGGCTGACTCTGGTTACAGGAGGGATGCTTCACTAGCACCTGCCTGCTTGCTTCCCTGTAATGCACCCTTCAACAGAAGTTGAAAGGTACCTGAAGTCTCCTCCAACAGAAACTTGCCTTTTCCTGCTGGCTGCCAGCCCGTTGTGTAAGCTACTGCAATGGCCTGGAGTGTCAAAACATTTTCAGCGAGCAGCCCAGCAAAGCCTGACATCAACAAGTTCAGTTCTATTGCCAGAACCTCCGATCAGGATAAAGGATTTTTGCCACATTTCATGTGAGAATTGCCTTGCTCATCGATGGGATGTTTGCATTACCACCAGCAGCACCTGTCCCgtgaatgaccactgttaatAGTGAGATGGTCTCTGTCAAGACttcctgcatttaatttccctctgacctcgctGTTTACGATTCTCCCTCCCGCTCCCCACCATACATTCTGTATACAATACCTGAAATTTTCCGTAATACATAAAAGTTAATGCTTgaataaatttgctagtctttaaggcagGGCTGAGTAACGTGCACCTCCCTCTTCCCCGGCTGTTTTTGCAGCTTTGCTGAATTGGCtcctgtggtggtggcagcaaaaaacATGGTTTTTTTGCAAGGAAGCCTTGTGCATGGGGAGGACGCGgcttgtttgcaagcagaatgATGCGCTCAGAAGCATCCCCGGAGTGAGATCCTTCTTGCAAACAAGGCGTGTGCTCCTTGCAAAATTGTTGCAGTATTTGATGCCGTGGCAGTCGCAAATTCAGCAACAATTTCGTTGGTGGTGTGTGTGGCCTCCAGTGGGTTCTGGGGGCCCTTGACCCTTGGATGTTGCCTGCCCCTGCCTTAAGGGGCCTCAAGACTGCTTGTTGGTTTTGTCTAAAGATTGCTACTGCTGACGGGTCGAGTGTTGGCACTGGCACGTTGACACTCTGTTTAGGACGGGGTGCAGCAAGGAGTCGGATTGCCCTGCTCTATGCCCTGTCCAGGCCTTCTTCTCATCCAGCAAGGTGCTGGACTGAAGCTAAGGCTCAGCTTGGGCATGCTGCTGTATTCAtctcttctgcctcctccctcATCTGTGTACCAGTAGCCTGCCTCCCTGGGTTCTGTCGAGGCTTAAAGCAAGACAAAGATCCCGCAAACTCTTTCCGTAGGAAACAACGGGCAGTCCTTGCAAATTTCTCTTCCTGCTCGTCTTGCAGActcaaaagaacagaagaaaatgggTGCCCTCAAGTTGAATCCTCCTCCTGTCAAGAAggcagccccccctcctcctgtgcCCTCTAAGGCCAAACCAGTCGCCAGCCTCCCCCACAAGTAAGTTTTGATGGGGCGTGGAgagggccgtgtgtgtgtgtgcatgtggcatCTCCTTTCCTTCTATAAGGGTAGGGGTGGTTTTGCTCCAGGGTTTAGCCCAGAACCAATTTTCAATAGTTAGACCTGCTCCTGGATTCAGTAAAGCAAGTGTGAGTCCCCCAGGGGTCTGTAAAGTGCCCCCCCCAAGTGCCTATCATtccacaggtaaggggggaacgGTGTCCAGGTTAGAGAAGCACGTGGTTCCCAGGCAGACTTGAGCCTCTGTTGAGACAGGTACCTTCTGGTGTTATCTCAGGCCCAGATCTGTGGGGCAGGGTTCATAGTGCTAGTTGGGGAGAAGatctggatctctctctctctctctgtgtgtgtgtgtgtgagagagagagagagggggggagggagggagagaaagagagagagggagggaaaaagagTTTTTAGGCAAGAATCCAAATAATCCTTGGAGGTTgttagctcagtggtggagcactgctttgcatgctgacggtcccaggttcaatctccagctaaaaggacCTGTCAAGAGGTGATaggaaagccccccaccccagcttctgcTGAAGCCCTGAAGGGTCACTGCCAGTCTGAGCAGGCAAtccttggctggctggctggctaggagAAGACAGCTCTGTTCCTGTGATCTCTGGTGCAGATTTTCTGGTTGCTGGAGGGAGTGGTGAACCCACGTGCCTTTCTTCTCTGGGCTCAGGATCCCCCCAGCCTGATCtgtgaaccccacccccacccctgttaaTAGCTCTGTCCTGCCTCATCTTTCCTTAGCCAGGCTCACCATTCAGATGCAGTTGGCCAGTTTGGAAGTGGTGGAGGGGAGTCTACTTCGACGTGCATTTCCTTCTCGTGGCTTTAGTGATAACCATTGAATGCCATTTCTCTCTCACTGCATGATGTTCCAGGCCCTCCAACGTTCCAGTTTCCAGCACGGCTACCCCTGCGGGGAGAGGAAAAGGCAAGGTGGCGGGTAGGTGCCCCAGAGACCTCCCCCTTTGCAGGGCTCTTACTCTCTCCTCCTTGGCCTAAGACAAGGCTAGATTGGGCTGGAGGTCTCAATTCCCCAATCTGTGCAGTTACTTCTTGGCCTGCACTGCAGGGTGTCCTGCAGCGGGCATGCTTCCTCACGTCTGTGTGTCTCTCTACAGAAGCCGATACTTTTAATGCTGTCCCTGTTCCCAGTGCCAAACTGAGCCATCCGACTGCCAACCGCCCCAAAATGCCAGGGAAGAGGCCACCCAGCCAGCTGATGGCCAGTTCACCGGTGAGTTCCTGTCAGCAAACTGTTGCTCATGAAGGAACAGAGAGGTGGGAAAATTCACTCTTCATGCAGAACACAAGAGGGGTGtgtgggcatagctagaccagttgatatcctggggattgccccgggatcatccctgtgtgttcacatgatgcacaggggatcccgggagcagggagggaagattcctcccttggcccgggatatctgcatagcctttccccccacttttcccgcagtctcgggatgatcttcagaccgcggaatgtgtgggtgggaatcgcaggttgtcccggctcctcacgagtaactgcgaggagccgggcatggggcgcagagctctgtaggagctctgtgcccatcaggggtggggtagggggaggtgttttttttaaacaaaaacaaaacaacttagTTTTCggacgagcgctcgtgcgctccttctcctttaaggaagttgagcagggggttggacttgatggccttataggccccttccaactttactatgattctatgtacaaaaTCCATGATAATTTCAAAGCAACTGTACCAGTTATGCTGATctgcttaataaaaactttgtcACGTCtgcctagtccagccttcctcaacctggggcgctccagatgtgttggactgcacctcccagaatgccccagccagccgctggctggggcattctgggaggtgcagtccaacacatctggagcgccccaggttgaggaaggctggtctagtctCTTTAACAACAACCCTAACAGTTATGTCTACAGAACCCCTGTGTATCTCTGTTTTGTCCAGATGAGGCCTTCCTCAGGTATTCCTATAGAACTCACAAGTTTAATAACATTTTACAATAACTGATAACattgcagtaaaaaaaacccactggtgTACTGGTCCTGATGAAGGCAAAATAGCCTTCTTTATTAGTGGGTTGAAGGTGAGGTAGTCCCTGACTTTTGGAGCTCACCCTTCCCAAAATATATAGATACTTTCCGGACTGGTCACCAAACAGCTGACACTGCCACAACCAACATAACTGTTATGGCACAGTTGTACTTGTGAGTATTTTGTAGGCCGTTTGCACTCAAAAGTGTTTATATTGATTGTTCTTGGAGACTTTGTCCTTTTCATTTGGTTTGGATAATGGAGGTCACCCCAAAGGacaccttttaaaatatatttttttaaaaactatagcACTATACCGCTATAATGCTATATCATTTTTATTTAAGAGGTATTTTATTAGTTtagtatatatattatttattgcatttttataccgcccaatagccgatgctccctgggcaattcacaaaaactaaaaccattcaaagtataaaacaaacagtataaaaacatgatataaaatacacattaaaaactgattaaaacataccatacatgatttaaaacatctttaaagcatcctgaaaacatcctgaaaacattctaacatttcactggataggcctgccggaatagatcagtctttattgctttttaaaattctaaaagactgtcaagttgatgaatctcctccggcaggccattccacagtctgggagcagcagaagagaaggtcctctgtgtaactatatatatatatatatagtcaggAAGGTGTTTGAGCACTACTTAAAagactgattattatttttttaatgagggATAAAAATGCCACCCACTCTGAAAGGTCTGCTGAGTGTGTGCTGAGCTGTGACAGGTTCAGCTGCCGGATCAGTCCCGGTCCGTGCTGAGACCTCTCAGGCACTGGTGcacacagagaaggcccatcatCCCCGGCTAACGCGGGAAGTCCGTTGCCATTCCGTTGGCAGTGGGAGAGCAACTGTTAGTTCAGGAACTGCCTGACTGGATGCGTCTCCTGTGGAGCTGAGATGCAGGAATGTCTTTGCTGGTTCTGAGAGCACCGATTCTCTATGGCTCTTGCAGGATGAGAAAAAGCCGAGCCATCCCTTCAGCACTACAGAGACAGCAAAGAACCCTGAGCTGGTGAGTTGTGTGTATGGCGAAAAAAGCTGTGCTGGGGGTGAGCCAAGAGCTGTTTTCTACCAAAGTACCTTCCCATCAAAAGGGTTTACTTATTGCTCGCAGCTTAGGGGGCAGAATGGTTTGACATCCCCTCCATTTCCTGGGTACGATTGTGATGAACTTCAGAGGCTTCAGGTTCTCTAGTGCCcgtctttgtggggggggggggaaccttgtcataggaacataggaagcttcctcaTCCTGAGCCCAGAtcatcatctagcccagtattgtcgacactgactggcagtggctcccaagggtttcaggcaggagtttttcctgccttacctggagatactgggaatcaaacctgggaccttctgcatgcaaggcagatgctctaccgctgagccacgGGCCCTCCCACAGATGAGCTCAAGCAGCAGCTCCCCCAACTCCTCCTTGTCTGGGTTTCTCACTCTGCCCTGGCTTCTGGGTTTGGTAGGTGGAGGAGCCGTCCATCCACACCAGAGAGGACTCTCCCACTCCGGTTTGTGACGTGCCACAAATGGAGGAAGATCTGGAATCTTTAGAGGACCTCAAGACAGAGCTCCGGTCACTGAGGACCC contains the following coding sequences:
- the SH3D21 gene encoding SH3 domain-containing protein 21 isoform X2, translating into MEKGGAAMEVLVLVDFDGQLADELKITAGDVIHKVQPGPEEGWLQGELGGRVGLFPQLFVQEIPASLRADGTQRYPRSLRGGQSVKKQPATKQRWCRVTFPYIPAKEDELELCCGELVQILEEIEDGWWLGKKNGRPGAFPSNFVQELSSELPDRIFPEPKSGAAKQRPKMTNETFLLAKPEQLDNAAEKPVPQIQAGPKVQAGQSCEEASLCCRVLFDYEPEHEDELPLRKGDLVVLLSKETVDVGWWEGECCGKTGLFPDNFVLPLGHVEPELKTKVPARSKDSVSKASKKVLQGGKVEMRPPGDPKDSKEQKKMGALKLNPPPVKKAAPPPPVPSKAKPVASLPHKPSNVPVSSTATPAGRGKGKVAEADTFNAVPVPSAKLSHPTANRPKMPGKRPPSQLMASSPDEKKPSHPFSTTETAKNPELVEEPSIHTREDSPTPVCDVPQMEEDLESLEDLKTELRSLRTLMDLMRAQHRRDMEELKVEMSQEQAKRATLQAEIEQLKQTVTTTPK